One window of Burkholderia cepacia GG4 genomic DNA carries:
- a CDS encoding DUF2891 domain-containing protein: MTDRLTPELASKFASLALAHLTREYPNKLTHSLEGPHDVQGPRALHPIFYGSYDWHSCVHGYWLVLRLLERYPALPEAERIIAVVDAHFTDANVAGERAYLALPHNSGFERPYGWAWLLALSAQLERLALKGVVPQAARWTKTMVPLTDLFVARFETFLPKATYPLRVGTHFNTAFALALALDFARATQRDGLAALIVDTATRWHLDDVACQAWEPSGDEFLSPALMEAELMRRVLPAAEFDGWFARFLPDLARGEPATLFVPATVSDRSDGKIAHLDGLNLSRAWCQRSLAGALPDGDARRAKLIDAADRHLASALAHVAGDYMGEHWLATFALLALDA; this comes from the coding sequence ATGACCGACCGATTGACCCCCGAACTCGCCTCGAAATTCGCGTCGCTCGCGCTCGCGCACCTGACCCGCGAATATCCGAACAAGCTCACGCATTCGCTCGAAGGCCCGCACGACGTGCAGGGGCCGCGCGCGCTGCACCCGATCTTCTACGGCAGCTACGACTGGCATTCGTGCGTGCACGGCTACTGGCTCGTGCTGCGCCTGCTCGAACGCTACCCGGCGCTGCCGGAGGCCGAGCGGATCATCGCGGTCGTCGATGCACATTTCACCGACGCGAACGTCGCCGGCGAACGCGCGTATCTCGCGCTGCCGCACAACAGCGGCTTCGAGCGGCCTTACGGATGGGCCTGGCTGCTGGCGCTGTCGGCGCAACTGGAGCGGCTCGCGCTGAAGGGTGTGGTGCCGCAGGCCGCGCGCTGGACGAAGACGATGGTGCCGCTCACCGACCTGTTCGTGGCGCGTTTCGAGACCTTCCTGCCGAAGGCGACCTATCCGCTGCGGGTCGGCACGCACTTCAACACCGCGTTCGCGCTGGCGCTTGCGCTCGACTTCGCGCGCGCGACGCAGCGCGACGGGCTCGCGGCGCTGATCGTCGATACCGCGACACGCTGGCACCTGGACGATGTCGCGTGTCAGGCGTGGGAGCCGTCGGGCGACGAGTTCCTGTCGCCCGCGCTGATGGAGGCGGAGCTGATGCGGCGCGTGCTGCCGGCCGCCGAATTCGACGGCTGGTTCGCGCGTTTCCTGCCGGATCTCGCGCGCGGCGAGCCGGCGACGCTGTTCGTGCCGGCGACGGTCAGCGACCGCAGCGATGGCAAGATCGCGCACCTGGACGGGTTGAACCTGAGCCGCGCGTGGTGCCAGCGCTCGCTCGCCGGCGCGCTGCCGGACGGCGACGCGCGGCGCGCGAAGCTGATCGATGCGGCCGACCGGCATCTCGCGAGCGCGCTCGCGCACGTGGCCGGCGACTACATGGGCGAGCACTGGCTCGCGACGTTCGCGCTGCTGGCGCTCGACGCGTAA
- a CDS encoding DUF979 domain-containing protein yields MIGLEPLYTLAGLMFAAFACFNLTDRTNPRRVFNFAFWAIYALTFLFGALLPHFVTGCLAIALALIAGSGKLGRGKSDEAGHAAAARRDAKALRFGNRLFLPALLIPVVTLIGTFALKRVPFVDPKSVTLISLVLGTLVAFAVALVMLRDSPVHALKEARHTMDAVGWAAILPQMLAALGALFAVAGVGGVVSGLVKDWVPIDSPFAVVAAYTVGMALFTMIMGNGFAAFPVMTAGIGLPLIVHQFHGNPAILGAIGMLSGFCGTLMTPMAANFNIVPAALLELKDKNGVIKAQWPTAVLLLAVNTLLMYAFVFRF; encoded by the coding sequence ATGATCGGTCTCGAACCGCTGTATACGCTCGCCGGCCTGATGTTCGCCGCGTTCGCGTGCTTCAACCTGACGGATCGCACGAACCCGCGCCGCGTTTTCAATTTCGCGTTCTGGGCGATCTACGCGCTCACGTTCCTGTTCGGCGCGCTGCTGCCGCACTTCGTGACGGGCTGCCTCGCGATCGCGCTCGCGCTGATCGCGGGCTCGGGCAAGCTCGGACGCGGCAAGTCGGACGAAGCCGGCCACGCGGCGGCCGCGCGGCGCGACGCGAAGGCGCTGCGCTTCGGCAACCGCCTGTTCCTGCCGGCGCTGCTGATTCCCGTCGTCACGCTGATCGGCACGTTCGCGCTGAAGCGGGTGCCGTTCGTCGATCCGAAGAGCGTGACGCTGATCTCGCTCGTGCTCGGCACGCTCGTCGCGTTCGCCGTCGCGCTCGTGATGCTGCGCGATTCGCCGGTTCATGCGCTGAAGGAGGCGCGTCACACGATGGACGCGGTCGGCTGGGCCGCGATCCTGCCGCAGATGCTCGCGGCGCTCGGCGCGCTGTTCGCGGTCGCGGGCGTCGGTGGCGTGGTGTCGGGGCTCGTGAAGGACTGGGTGCCGATCGACTCGCCGTTCGCGGTCGTCGCTGCCTATACGGTCGGCATGGCGCTGTTCACGATGATCATGGGCAACGGGTTCGCGGCGTTCCCGGTGATGACGGCCGGCATCGGCCTGCCGCTCATCGTCCACCAGTTCCACGGCAACCCGGCGATCCTCGGCGCGATCGGGATGCTGAGCGGCTTCTGCGGTACGCTGATGACGCCGATGGCCGCGAATTTCAACATCGTGCCGGCGGCGCTGCTCGAACTGAAGGACAAGAACGGCGTGATCAAGGCGCAGTGGCCGACCGCCGTGCTGCTGCTGGCCGTGAACACGCTGCTGATGTACGCGTTCGTATTCCGCTTCTGA
- a CDS encoding DUF969 domain-containing protein — translation MLVLIGVPIVVIGFALRFNALLVVTIAGLATGLAGGMNLVDIVSAFGKAFTDNRYMGLIWLTLPVIALLERNGLKEQAKRMISRVQAATTGRVLMLYFVLRQVTAALGLTSLGGHAQMVRPLIAPMAEAAAVSRHGDLPEAVRQQIRAHASAADNVAVFFGEDIFIAIQSILLIKGFLEQNGIAIEPLHLSVWAIPTAVAALLIHCARLALLDRRLSRGFGLLGQEGAR, via the coding sequence ATGCTGGTGCTGATTGGGGTGCCGATCGTCGTGATCGGCTTCGCGCTGCGCTTCAACGCGCTGCTGGTGGTCACGATCGCGGGGCTCGCGACGGGGCTGGCAGGCGGCATGAATCTCGTCGACATCGTCAGCGCGTTCGGCAAGGCGTTCACCGACAACCGCTACATGGGGCTGATCTGGCTCACGCTGCCGGTGATTGCGTTGCTCGAGCGCAACGGGCTCAAGGAGCAGGCGAAGCGGATGATCTCGCGGGTGCAGGCGGCGACCACGGGCCGCGTGCTGATGCTGTACTTCGTGCTGCGCCAGGTGACTGCCGCGCTCGGGCTCACGTCGCTCGGCGGCCACGCGCAGATGGTGCGGCCGCTGATCGCGCCGATGGCCGAGGCCGCCGCCGTCAGCCGGCACGGCGACCTGCCCGAAGCGGTACGCCAGCAGATCCGCGCGCACGCGTCGGCCGCCGACAACGTCGCCGTGTTCTTCGGCGAGGACATCTTCATCGCGATCCAGTCGATCCTGCTGATCAAGGGCTTTCTCGAGCAGAACGGGATCGCGATCGAGCCGCTGCACCTGTCGGTCTGGGCGATCCCGACCGCGGTCGCCGCGCTGCTGATCCACTGCGCGCGGCTCGCGCTGCTCGACCGGCGACTGTCGCGCGGCTTCGGGCTGTTGGGGCAGGAGGGCGCGCGATGA
- a CDS encoding chemotaxis response regulator protein-glutamate methylesterase, translating to MNIGIVNDLPLAVEAMRRAIARRPEHRVLWVATDGAQAVELCAAQPPDVVLMDLIMPKFDGIEATRRIMRSGRPCAILIVTSCIGANAWRVFEAMGAGALDAVDTPRLGEGAAGDTARLLLAKIDQIGRLLDAPGGVRAPGTPVRTGGGPLIAIGASAGGPGALASILGSLPADFTAPIVIVQHVDRAFAEGMAQWLDGQTSLTVRVAREGDRPQPGVALLAATDDHLRITRAGTLEYTREPAATPYRPSVDVFFNSLTEHWPGRVIGVLLTGMGRDGAIGLKALRMKGYHTIAQDEATSAVYGMPKAAATLGAARAILPLERIAGELAALARI from the coding sequence GTGAACATCGGCATCGTCAACGACCTCCCGCTTGCCGTGGAGGCGATGCGGCGCGCGATCGCGCGCCGGCCCGAGCATCGCGTGCTGTGGGTCGCGACCGACGGCGCGCAGGCCGTCGAACTGTGCGCCGCGCAGCCTCCCGACGTCGTGCTGATGGACCTGATCATGCCGAAGTTCGACGGGATCGAGGCGACGCGGCGGATCATGCGCTCCGGCCGCCCGTGCGCGATCCTGATCGTGACGAGCTGCATCGGCGCGAACGCGTGGCGCGTGTTCGAAGCGATGGGCGCCGGCGCGCTCGACGCGGTCGACACGCCGCGCCTCGGCGAAGGCGCGGCCGGCGACACCGCGCGCCTGCTGCTCGCGAAGATCGACCAGATCGGCCGCCTGCTCGACGCGCCCGGCGGCGTCCGCGCGCCCGGCACGCCCGTCCGCACCGGCGGCGGGCCGCTGATCGCGATCGGCGCGTCCGCCGGCGGCCCCGGCGCGCTCGCGTCGATTCTCGGCAGCCTGCCGGCCGACTTCACTGCGCCGATCGTGATCGTGCAGCACGTCGACCGCGCGTTCGCCGAAGGAATGGCCCAATGGCTCGACGGCCAGACCTCGCTGACCGTACGCGTCGCGCGCGAAGGCGACCGCCCGCAGCCGGGCGTCGCGCTGCTTGCCGCGACCGACGATCACCTGCGCATCACGCGCGCCGGCACGCTCGAATACACCCGCGAGCCGGCCGCCACGCCGTACCGGCCGTCGGTCGACGTGTTCTTCAACAGCCTGACCGAGCACTGGCCGGGCCGCGTGATCGGCGTGCTGCTGACGGGCATGGGTCGCGACGGCGCGATCGGCCTGAAGGCGCTGCGGATGAAGGGCTACCATACGATCGCGCAAGACGAGGCGACGAGCGCCGTCTACGGGATGCCGAAAGCGGCCGCGACGCTCGGCGCCGCACGCGCGATCCTGCCGCTCGAGCGCATCGCGGGCGAGCTGGCGGCACTCGCGCGGATCTGA
- a CDS encoding diguanylate cyclase domain-containing protein, whose amino-acid sequence MTSDLTRPPGGLHAVFDAAHVPPTPHADAPVMVLLVDDQTIVAEAVRRALVDEEGIDFHYCPRSDDALATAIETRPTVILQDLVMPGTDGLSLVKAYRANPATRDVPIIVLSTQEEPIIKSAAFAIGANDYLVKLPDRIELAARIRYHSRSYMNLLQRDEAYRALRQSQQQLLEANLELRRLTHSDGLTGLSNRRYLDEYLAAEWRRGARERSELSLLMIDVDNFKLYNDTYGHVSGDSVLKQVASTIERCLGQSGDLAARFGGEEFAVVMPVTSPGAARLLGEKIRLAIEALRLEHAHSSTGRYVTISIGGASIVPAPGLPTTALIEAADRALYRAKHDGKNRVEIDARPAQPVPPFGGGFD is encoded by the coding sequence ATGACTAGCGACCTCACCCGCCCACCCGGCGGCCTGCATGCGGTGTTCGACGCCGCGCACGTGCCGCCCACGCCGCACGCCGACGCTCCCGTGATGGTCCTGCTGGTCGACGACCAGACGATCGTCGCGGAAGCCGTGCGGCGCGCGCTCGTCGACGAGGAAGGCATCGACTTCCACTACTGTCCGCGTTCGGACGACGCGCTGGCCACCGCGATCGAGACACGGCCGACCGTGATCCTGCAGGATCTCGTGATGCCCGGCACCGACGGGCTGAGCCTCGTGAAGGCGTACCGCGCGAATCCGGCGACCCGCGACGTGCCGATCATCGTGCTGTCGACGCAGGAAGAGCCGATCATCAAGAGCGCCGCGTTCGCGATCGGCGCAAACGACTACCTCGTGAAACTGCCCGACCGCATCGAGCTCGCCGCGCGGATCCGCTACCACTCGCGCTCGTACATGAACCTGCTGCAGCGCGACGAGGCCTATCGCGCGCTGCGGCAATCGCAGCAGCAATTGCTCGAGGCCAACCTCGAACTGCGGCGCCTCACGCATTCGGACGGCCTGACCGGGCTGTCGAACCGGCGCTATCTCGACGAATACCTGGCCGCCGAATGGCGGCGCGGCGCGCGCGAGCGCAGCGAGCTGTCGCTGCTGATGATCGACGTCGACAACTTCAAGCTGTACAACGACACCTACGGGCACGTATCGGGCGACAGCGTGCTCAAGCAGGTCGCGTCGACCATCGAGCGCTGTCTCGGGCAGTCCGGCGATCTCGCCGCACGCTTCGGCGGCGAGGAATTCGCGGTGGTGATGCCGGTCACGTCGCCAGGCGCGGCGCGGCTGCTCGGCGAGAAGATCCGGCTCGCGATCGAGGCGCTGCGGCTCGAGCACGCGCATTCGTCGACGGGCCGCTACGTGACGATCAGCATCGGCGGCGCGAGCATCGTGCCGGCCCCCGGCCTGCCGACGACGGCGCTGATCGAAGCGGCCGACCGCGCGCTGTATCGCGCGAAGCACGACGGCAAGAACCGCGTCGAGATCGATGCGCGGCCCGCGCAGCCCGTCCCGCCGTTCGGCGGCGGCTTCGACTGA
- a CDS encoding putative bifunctional diguanylate cyclase/phosphodiesterase: protein MNTEPQSSRYSLGLAAEVLASEQSVLRLITRNTPLPELLVEVCRRAEALLGEGASCTILLLDADGVHVHVGAAPSLPAQYSAAIEGASIGPAAGSCGTAMYERRMVAVEDIETDPLWAAFRSIALPLGLRACWSVPFLDDTGTVLGAFAVYHRTSRRPSDEETDLLRDIGNSVGLAVHQDSIARQLARSEEHHRLVVNSLNEGILVVSRDGVVIASNPSANRMMRVTGELVGRRLSTVVLYKLREDGTPLPPDDWPSRLAFSTATPMLDYSVGFGLADGAIIWVRGNAVPIVKPGETEPESVLVSFHDIGPVREAQQQLRYLATRDALTGLYNRRWLSDRMRELFGARDAADGPARVAILFIDLVGFKKVNDTAGHDAGDALLRSVAARLSACGGGRHALTRVGGDEFVILVDDCDDPDELAVLANEVIDTIAKPFAIANNEYWLGVSIGISVAPRDGDDAVTLMRNADSAMYDAKQRGRNHYTFFTAQLNLRLQRRFAIEQSLRRALASDALRLAYQPVVDARSGRTVGAEALLRWTSPELGPMSPAEFIPVAEDTGLIVAIGQWVLETACRQAAEWRRTIAPDLMVAVNLSPRQFHEGLVESVERCLAQTRLDPGALELEITEGLLMNDTDTVLPMLEALTDMNVRISVDDFGTGYSSLAYLKRFPLHNLKVDRSFVSGVPDHRDSVAITQAVVAMAHSLGMKVTAEGVETEAQSWFLRQIGCDMQQGYLFGRPLDPTDYARRLATM from the coding sequence TTGAATACCGAACCGCAAAGTTCTCGCTACAGCCTCGGCCTCGCAGCGGAAGTCCTCGCGTCCGAGCAAAGCGTGCTGAGGCTGATCACGCGCAACACACCGCTGCCGGAACTGCTCGTCGAGGTGTGCCGGCGCGCCGAGGCACTGCTCGGCGAGGGGGCGTCGTGCACGATCCTGCTGCTCGACGCGGACGGCGTGCACGTGCACGTCGGCGCCGCACCGTCGCTGCCCGCGCAGTACAGCGCCGCGATCGAAGGCGCGTCGATCGGGCCCGCCGCCGGCTCGTGCGGCACGGCGATGTACGAGCGCCGGATGGTCGCCGTCGAGGACATCGAAACCGATCCGCTGTGGGCAGCATTTCGTTCGATCGCGTTGCCGCTCGGCTTGCGCGCGTGCTGGTCGGTGCCGTTTCTGGACGACACGGGCACCGTGCTCGGCGCGTTCGCCGTCTATCACCGCACGTCGCGGCGGCCGAGCGACGAGGAAACCGACCTGCTGCGCGATATCGGCAACAGCGTCGGCCTCGCGGTCCACCAGGACTCGATCGCGCGACAGCTCGCACGCAGCGAGGAACACCACCGCCTGGTCGTCAATAGCCTGAACGAAGGCATCCTCGTCGTGTCGCGCGACGGCGTGGTGATCGCGAGCAACCCGAGCGCCAACCGGATGATGCGCGTGACGGGCGAGCTCGTCGGCCGCCGGCTGTCGACGGTGGTCCTGTACAAGCTGCGCGAGGACGGTACGCCGCTCCCGCCGGACGACTGGCCGAGCCGGCTCGCGTTCAGCACCGCCACGCCGATGCTCGACTACTCGGTCGGCTTCGGGCTCGCGGACGGCGCCATCATCTGGGTGCGCGGCAACGCGGTGCCGATCGTGAAGCCGGGCGAGACGGAGCCCGAATCGGTGCTCGTGTCGTTCCACGACATCGGCCCCGTGCGCGAAGCGCAGCAGCAACTTCGCTACCTGGCGACGCGCGATGCGCTGACGGGGCTCTACAACCGACGCTGGTTGTCCGACCGGATGCGCGAGCTGTTCGGCGCGCGCGATGCGGCGGACGGGCCCGCGCGCGTCGCGATCCTGTTCATCGATCTCGTCGGTTTCAAGAAGGTCAACGACACGGCCGGCCACGACGCGGGAGACGCGCTGCTGCGCAGCGTCGCCGCGCGGCTCTCGGCGTGCGGCGGCGGCCGGCACGCGCTTACGCGCGTCGGCGGCGACGAGTTCGTGATCCTGGTCGACGACTGCGACGATCCCGACGAGCTGGCCGTGCTGGCGAACGAGGTGATCGACACGATCGCAAAGCCGTTTGCGATCGCGAACAACGAGTACTGGCTCGGCGTATCGATCGGGATCAGCGTCGCGCCGCGCGACGGCGACGATGCGGTCACGCTGATGCGCAACGCCGATTCGGCGATGTACGACGCGAAGCAGCGCGGCCGCAACCACTACACGTTCTTCACCGCGCAGCTGAACCTGCGCCTGCAGCGCCGCTTCGCGATCGAGCAGTCGCTGCGGCGCGCGCTCGCGTCGGACGCGCTACGGCTCGCGTACCAGCCGGTCGTCGACGCGCGCAGCGGCCGCACGGTCGGCGCCGAAGCGCTGCTGCGCTGGACGAGCCCCGAGCTCGGTCCGATGTCGCCGGCGGAGTTCATCCCGGTCGCGGAAGACACGGGGCTCATCGTCGCGATCGGCCAGTGGGTGCTCGAAACCGCCTGCCGGCAGGCCGCCGAATGGCGCCGCACCATCGCGCCCGACCTGATGGTGGCGGTCAACCTGTCACCGCGGCAGTTCCACGAAGGGCTCGTCGAGTCGGTCGAGCGCTGCCTCGCGCAGACGCGGCTCGATCCGGGCGCGCTCGAACTCGAGATTACCGAAGGACTGCTGATGAACGACACGGACACCGTGCTGCCGATGCTCGAGGCGCTGACGGACATGAACGTGCGGATCTCGGTCGACGATTTCGGCACCGGCTATTCGTCGCTCGCGTACCTGAAACGCTTTCCGTTGCACAACCTGAAGGTCGACCGCTCGTTCGTGTCGGGCGTGCCCGATCATCGCGATTCCGTCGCGATCACGCAGGCCGTCGTCGCGATGGCGCATTCGCTCGGGATGAAGGTCACCGCGGAAGGTGTCGAGACCGAGGCGCAGTCGTGGTTCCTGCGGCAGATCGGTTGCGACATGCAGCAGGGCTACCTGTTCGGCCGGCCGCTCGACCCGACCGACTACGCGCGCCGGCTCGCCACCATGTAG
- a CDS encoding LysR substrate-binding domain-containing protein translates to MNDLNDLYYFVKVVEHGGFTQAGRALDVPKSTLSRRVAALEAQYDVRLLQRTTRHFTVTETGREFYERCLAVLVEADAAREVIERRHAEPRGIVRVSCPTALLEYRVSELVARFMAVHPDVQVHLEATNRRVDLLSEGFDLALRVRFPPLEDSDLVMRILGDSPQRLVAAPHWLDGRTVPTDPAELAGEPSLDWGPARHHVWQLVGPNGEQAQLRHHPRYISDDMHALRDAAVHGVGIVQLPCMVVEDDLRDGTLIDVLPGWAPKGGVIHAVFPSRRGLLPRVRLLIDFLAEHIRKD, encoded by the coding sequence ATGAATGACCTGAACGACCTCTACTATTTTGTGAAGGTGGTCGAGCACGGCGGATTCACCCAGGCGGGGCGCGCGCTGGATGTCCCGAAATCGACGCTGAGCCGGCGCGTCGCCGCGCTGGAAGCGCAATACGACGTGCGGCTGCTGCAGCGGACCACGCGTCATTTCACGGTCACGGAAACCGGCCGTGAGTTTTACGAGCGCTGCCTCGCGGTGCTGGTCGAAGCCGACGCGGCACGCGAGGTGATCGAGCGCCGGCATGCGGAGCCGCGCGGCATCGTGCGCGTGAGTTGCCCGACCGCGCTGCTCGAATATCGGGTGAGCGAACTGGTCGCGCGCTTCATGGCGGTCCATCCGGACGTGCAGGTGCATCTCGAAGCGACGAACCGTCGCGTCGACCTGCTGAGCGAGGGCTTCGACCTCGCGCTGCGCGTGCGCTTCCCGCCGCTGGAGGACAGCGACCTGGTGATGCGCATCCTCGGCGACAGCCCGCAGCGGCTGGTCGCCGCGCCGCACTGGCTGGACGGGCGCACCGTGCCGACGGACCCGGCCGAGCTGGCCGGCGAGCCGAGCCTCGACTGGGGGCCCGCGCGCCATCACGTGTGGCAACTGGTCGGGCCGAACGGCGAGCAGGCACAACTGCGTCACCACCCGCGCTACATCTCCGACGACATGCACGCGCTACGCGACGCGGCGGTTCACGGCGTCGGGATCGTGCAGCTGCCGTGCATGGTCGTCGAGGACGACCTGCGCGACGGCACGCTGATCGACGTGCTGCCGGGATGGGCGCCGAAGGGCGGCGTGATTCACGCGGTGTTTCCGTCGCGACGCGGGCTGCTGCCGCGCGTGCGGCTGCTGATCGACTTCCTTGCCGAACACATCCGCAAGGACTGA
- a CDS encoding hydrolase: MASEPIRDPANDHLLTPQNAAFIVIDYQPVQVNSIASMDRQLLINNIVGASKAAVAYNLPIVHSTVNVQTGLNKPPIPQLRAALEGYPTYDRTSINSWEDVEFRKAVEATGRKKLIMTALWTEACLTFPALDALKAGYEVYVVVDAVGGTSVAAHEAALRRIEQAGGQMISVAQLFCELQRDWARSATVPAFINLFIETGGTAGIQFSYDKS, translated from the coding sequence ATGGCAAGCGAACCGATTCGCGATCCCGCGAACGACCACCTGCTCACCCCGCAGAACGCGGCGTTCATCGTCATCGATTACCAGCCGGTCCAGGTGAACTCCATCGCATCGATGGATCGCCAGCTGCTGATCAACAACATCGTCGGTGCATCGAAGGCCGCGGTCGCGTACAACCTGCCGATCGTCCACTCGACCGTCAACGTGCAGACCGGCCTGAACAAGCCGCCGATCCCGCAACTGCGCGCCGCGCTCGAAGGCTATCCGACCTACGACCGCACCAGCATCAACTCGTGGGAAGACGTCGAGTTCCGCAAGGCCGTCGAAGCCACCGGCCGCAAGAAACTGATCATGACCGCGCTGTGGACCGAGGCGTGCCTGACCTTCCCGGCGCTCGACGCGCTGAAGGCCGGCTACGAGGTCTATGTGGTCGTCGACGCGGTCGGCGGCACGTCGGTCGCCGCGCACGAAGCCGCGCTGCGCCGCATCGAGCAGGCCGGCGGCCAGATGATCAGCGTCGCGCAGCTGTTCTGCGAACTGCAGCGCGACTGGGCCCGCAGCGCAACCGTCCCGGCGTTCATCAACCTGTTCATCGAAACCGGCGGCACCGCAGGCATCCAGTTCTCGTACGACAAGAGCTGA
- a CDS encoding haloacid dehalogenase type II, with product MTNPADIKALVFDVFGTIVDWRNGVARDAAAFLARHAPDLDPFAFADTWRREYSPSMEEIRSGRRRYVRLDVLHRENLVRTLDRYGIDGVPDAEIDALNLAWHRLDPWPDSVTALHRLKQRYVIAPLSNGNIRLMIDVAKHGGLPWDAILGAEVAHAYKPSPKVYTDAVEILGVEPAELCLVAAHNGDLAAARQLGLSTAFVLRPTEHGPNQTTDLKADDAWDFDVKDLHELAERLGCAG from the coding sequence ATGACGAACCCTGCCGACATCAAGGCGCTCGTTTTCGATGTATTCGGAACGATCGTCGACTGGAGAAACGGCGTCGCGCGCGATGCCGCCGCATTCCTGGCGCGCCATGCGCCGGATCTCGATCCGTTCGCATTCGCCGATACGTGGCGGCGCGAGTATTCGCCGTCGATGGAGGAAATCCGCAGCGGGCGCAGGCGCTACGTGCGGCTCGACGTGCTGCATCGCGAGAACCTCGTGCGCACGCTCGACCGCTACGGCATCGACGGCGTGCCCGACGCGGAGATCGACGCGCTCAACCTCGCATGGCACCGGCTCGATCCGTGGCCCGATTCCGTCACCGCGCTGCATCGGCTGAAGCAGCGCTACGTGATCGCGCCGCTGTCGAACGGCAATATCCGGCTGATGATCGACGTCGCGAAACATGGGGGGCTGCCGTGGGACGCGATTCTCGGCGCCGAAGTCGCCCATGCGTACAAGCCGTCGCCGAAGGTCTATACCGACGCGGTCGAGATCCTCGGCGTCGAGCCGGCCGAGCTGTGCCTGGTCGCCGCGCACAACGGCGATCTCGCGGCCGCGCGGCAGCTCGGGCTGTCGACCGCGTTCGTGCTGCGGCCGACCGAACATGGGCCGAACCAGACGACGGACCTGAAGGCCGACGATGCGTGGGACTTCGACGTCAAGGACCTGCACGAACTTGCGGAGCGGCTCGGTTGCGCGGGCTAA
- a CDS encoding LysR family transcriptional regulator: MRYATEPVSGNLNWDDLRFFLEVARTQRASGAAKRLGVDYTTVARRIRVLEAAMGTLLFDKSRSGGFTLTAEGQRLVAYADAMETTVQSACDQVANTGEALSGHVRIGSTEGFGCFFLAPQLARFRVAHPHVTVDLLPVPHFVNLPKREADLAITLERPERGPYVVTKLCDYQLRLYATREYLANHEPITCTDDLARHAFISYVDDLAFSSELLYLERAVPGATAGLRTTSVIAQVFAALQGGGLAILPCFMAATQPALVPVLPDEVVVTRCFWLTCREDLRKLRRVTALWDYLRAAADANRALLMGESERLRFVGDPD; this comes from the coding sequence ATGCGATATGCCACCGAGCCGGTTTCCGGCAACCTGAACTGGGACGACCTGCGTTTCTTCCTCGAGGTCGCACGCACGCAGCGCGCGAGCGGCGCGGCGAAGCGGCTCGGCGTCGACTACACGACCGTCGCGCGGCGCATTCGCGTGCTCGAGGCCGCGATGGGCACGCTGCTGTTCGACAAGTCGCGCTCCGGCGGCTTCACGCTGACGGCCGAGGGGCAGCGGCTCGTCGCCTACGCGGACGCGATGGAGACGACCGTGCAGTCCGCGTGCGACCAGGTCGCGAATACCGGCGAGGCGCTGTCGGGCCACGTGCGGATCGGGTCGACCGAAGGGTTCGGCTGCTTTTTCCTCGCACCGCAACTCGCGCGGTTCCGCGTCGCCCATCCGCATGTGACGGTCGACCTGCTGCCGGTCCCGCATTTCGTGAACCTGCCGAAGCGCGAGGCCGACCTCGCGATCACGCTCGAGCGGCCGGAGCGCGGGCCTTACGTGGTCACGAAGCTGTGCGACTACCAGTTGCGGCTCTATGCGACGCGCGAGTATCTGGCGAACCACGAGCCGATCACCTGCACCGACGATCTCGCGCGGCACGCCTTCATCAGTTACGTCGACGATCTCGCGTTCAGCAGCGAATTGCTGTACCTGGAGCGCGCGGTGCCCGGCGCGACGGCCGGGCTGCGCACGACGAGCGTGATCGCGCAGGTGTTCGCGGCGCTGCAGGGCGGCGGGCTGGCGATCCTGCCGTGCTTCATGGCGGCCACGCAGCCGGCGCTCGTGCCGGTGCTGCCGGATGAGGTGGTCGTCACGCGCTGCTTCTGGCTGACCTGCCGCGAAGATTTGCGCAAGCTGCGGCGCGTGACGGCGCTGTGGGATTACCTGCGCGCGGCGGCGGACGCGAACCGGGCATTGTTGATGGGGGAGTCGGAGCGGCTTCGATTCGTCGGGGATCCGGATTAG